Below is a genomic region from Astatotilapia calliptera chromosome 2, fAstCal1.2, whole genome shotgun sequence.
gctgATCAGACCGTTGAGACACGAGGGGtaactaaacaaaacacaatcataaaCAGCAAACAATGCAGTACAGTCTTgtttgttaataaactaaacaccaAAGAAGGAAATCAAAACTACTAAACCCTAAACTAAactcaaacatttaattaagtaaatggtaaatagcCTGTAtttgctttactagtccctaaggaccccaaagcactttacacaaccagtcatccacccattcacacactggtgatggcaagctacattgtagccacagccaccctggggcgcactgacagaggtgaggctgacagacactggcgccaccgggccctctgaccaccaccagtaggcaacgggtgaagtgtcttgccaaaggacacaacgaccgagactgtccaagccggggctcgaaccggcaaccttccgattacaaggcgaactcccaactcttgagccacgaagTACAACtactttatttgtaaattaaagaaaacacacattcacccttcagcaggaagtggtggtgCGGTCCAGTTATCCCTCTTTGCATTTAGTTGTTTCAAACCCTGGCCACCGATGCAAGCTGCCGTCAaacatgaaagaagaagaagaagaagaaccctGGCCACCACCTTTTGTCTGGCAATTTAGAGTGTGGCCATGGGTATGTTGACACTGGGGAAAAATCTTTTTCACAGAAGTTGTTTCTTATgtcaaaaagacatttttaaccaCATGCTCCACAGTAACAGATTCTGGGTGACTGCTGTCCATATCTGTcacatacagaaaacaattagAGAGCTATGAAATCCTGAACATTTAGCTTTTCTACAGCAATAGGTTTGCACGTCCCCAGATACTTGTAGTAGTTGTAAGTTCTGATGGAATAAGCAGCTTAAACtcttgtctctgttttcttgtatatCTCATTGTCTGTGTTTCAGACGGCCTTTGCTGCTGCAGGTCTCACCACCATGCTGGAGAACGAGGGTCATTACACGGTCTTCGCTCCCACCAACGACGCCTTCGAGAAGATTCCTCGGGAGACCCTCAACAGAATTCTGGGAGACCCCATAGCTCTAAAAGGTGACTGGCACAAGACACTCTGACTCCTTCTATCTggctctgtttatatttttaattacttttgtatGCCCCCTCAGACCTGCTCAACTACCACATCCTGAAGAACATGCACTGCGCAGAGTCGATTGTGTCAGGAACACCAATGGAAACGTTGCAGGGAACCATGCTGGAGGTCGGCTGTGATGGAGAACACATGACCCTGAATGGCAAAGCTATCATCACCAAGACGGACCAGCTAGCCACCAATGGAGTCATCCACTACATCGGCGAGCTGCTCATTCCTGACTCAGGTAATTGCACTACAAACAATACTACTAATACCACAATGCTTCACCCAATATAGGGAAGATATTGCTGCACAAGGAATCCGCACAAAATAGTCCTTCAGTAGTGGTTTTAACATAAGCACTTGGAATAATCATGGACTCAGAGTTGAATTATCATCTTCAGGTCATTGGAAGAGCTTCTGTCTTAGCAGGAGATCCAAAAAAAATctcatgtttattatttttacagatCTTTCAAAGTTTAGGGTCCTCACTGAGACTAAGAGACAAGATCCGTCCACTTCTTGGATCTCTACACCTGGGTGGTATTCAACCAAATCAAATTTTGGTGTTATGAAATCACACCTTGAACCAATTGATTGGGCCGATGGTGGTGTCGAGTGACTATGGGACcaattatattaaaataaaccaaGTCACATTTGTCCACATTGAGTACCACTGGAAGTGAACAATGGTGGAAAATTTACAGTTACCATTtttaggttagggttagggttacctAAAAGGATTATTAGTTGTACCAGTGATAGTATTAATACTTCTTTGTCTCTTGCAGCTAAAACTCTCCTGGAGCTGGCTGAAAGTTCATCTGTTTCCACTGCGACCAGGATGTTTGTTGAAGCTGGTCTAACCCCCCACCTGACCGGGTCTGAGGCTCTGACCATGCTTGCTCCCCTGAACGACGCCTTTAAAGGTAACGTGTGGCCCCCAAAAAAGGCCTTTCCTGCCATCCTGTAGGGATAATCAGAAATGGGTATGAACAGCCATTGTTTCCACGTGTCTAACAGGAAGTATGACAATGACTCCCAGCATGAGAAAATTAATGAGTAATCACGTCTTGAAGGAGCAGCTGTCATCCAAGGCTCTATACCATGGCCAGGAGTTGGAGACACTGGGAGGCCTCAAACTCAGAGTCTTTGTCTACAGAAAAGTAAGAACTGACATTTCTTTACTTGGTGGTTTGTTCCACAGTTTGTTAGAGACACTTTTCAGATTCCTTGTGTCTCAGACTCAGTTGTGGTTACTAACCATAACTCTCTGTTAGGGCGACTGAACAGCCAAAAATCACAAATTCTAGAAGTGTACAGATGTGGTTAGGAGTACTTGGAATTCACAGGGTAAAGAAGCAGAGTAGTACTGTTTCATCATGTGTCAAAATACAGCCATGAGAGTGTTTAATTGGACCTGAAACAAGTTAAATAttctgaatgcagaacagcCAACTGTTCAGCTGTTTGGCTGAATTGAGTGTGGATAGCTCTCTGCTGGATCAAGAGGCTGTTCACAGCAGATGTTGCTCTTTTatgtggttttgttttatgtgaTTGTTTGTGGTCagaacaggaagctgctgctgaaGAATCAACTTCTGATGGAGCTGCTGCCTCCGTCTGCTGCTGCCATGAGGAATTAAACCGCCTCCATCTCCTAACGAGATGCTGGTTTTCATCTCTCTTGAAAACCTCTTTTCTTTATTAACTTTAACTTGAAACATGCAGACAGAACTTTATTGAAGTAATAAATGAAACACAATAAATGCTTATTTTCCCATGATTGTTTGGAGCTGAACAGTCAGCATCACCAGTTGCTGAGTAGGCTAGCCAGATTAGTCATACCATGTCACTATTTGGGGTGATTACTTTATGTTGTGCACCCTCTACTTGGTTGGTCCTTGTTTGTATTGTCTTAGTTCTTCTTGATCTCATTATTGACTTTAACACTGTTGATCATGACATTTAATTCAAAGCCTTTATGATTTCATTGGTTCAGGTCAGAGACCTAAACTGTGAttagtagttaaaaaaaatccaaccagGGGTTCCTCAAGGCTCACGTTTTGGCCTATCTTCAACTTGCTGATTCTCTAACCCAGTAAGACCTCTCAAGTAATCAGATGCAGATCTTTTAACGGTTCCCAGAATCAGATCTCAGCCTGCTGAGGGTGCTTTCAGCTACTGTGGTCTTGTTCTTTGGAACAAGCTGGCTGCTGACCAAAGGTCAGTTATAACTATGTCTACGTTAAAAACCTTTTTAATCTCACAAGCTTACACCTAATAAGTTGATACCTATTTGGCCTCTATCGCCCCTGTATTGAGTCACTTTGGCCTTTACCCCATGTTAGCGTTGCTGGTTCTTGTGTGCTCCCTTGCACGCTGTTAGACCTTGTTTGGTCCCCGTTTCTCTCCCCTCCGTTGACCCTTGTTCTGCCCTTGTTAACCCCTCTCTATgtgtcagttttagttttttccttAGGCTCTCAGAAACATACTTTGCAAAAGTCAAGTCAGATAATCGATGAATGACCGAAAAATGAACTGATTTTGTAGTGGATTAGCTGCCTCTCACACTGATGCTTTACGCATTGATACGTCCTAGCAGTAGTATTGATTGTGCTCTGGTGACACAGGATGTGAGGCGTTTGTGTTTCTGCTCGTTTCCACATGTCCCAGGTCTGGTTTGTGGGTGGTTGTCTGCTCGGTAATGAACTCTGCAGACCACATCAAGCTTCCTGCATCCCACAGTGGTTAAGTCTTTCCATACTTAACCATTGTGGGACTGTGTGTGGTGTGTTACCTCATTTAAAGAGGATATAAACCTGTCTACTTAGCCACAGAGTTACATTACACCATtaattgttacattttaatgtgaagtATGTTTTAAGGTTTGTGTTTGACACTTTACATTGTAAAGATAAGACCAACATAATATCCTACACTAGACTCTAGAATGTGGAGACAGTAGCATGAAAAAATTCTTAGTCATCTGTGATTCCCTCAGGCCTGTAGTCAGGTTTCCTCCGCAAGTCAACAAACATTACAGAGAAGAAGCTTTAGTTGGTCAGGTTTTTTAATCtaagcaacataataataactagaaggGTACCTTCAAAATCAAGATGGTCAAACTCAGCATGGTCAGTGTGAAGGTTAACAGGTTTCCACAACAAATATTAGATCAACAAATATATCAGAAACACTCTGGCTTGCTAGCAGTGGTATCTAAACAgtataataacagtaataataataactagaactCGTTTTTTCTGATTCCAAAGCCCAGTGTTAGGTAtttaaacacaatttttttttttttgtagaacctTTGCATCGAGAACGCCTGTATCGCTGCGCATGACAAGGTTGGACGCTATGCCACCATGTTCACAGTGGACAAAGTAATCACTCCACCAATGGGAAACATCATGGATGTCTTGAAGGCCGATGACCGCTTCATGTGAGGATCTGTACCATCTGAATCATGTTTCTCTGATGGAAAAGTACAGCAAAAACACTCCCTGTCACCTATTGGCAGTTTTAATGACTCTACAGTGCACCTTAGAGGCACAGAGCAGCAACTGCACAAACTATGATCAGTGAAAAAGGGTTTTTTGTAGTTTGAAGCTCCAAAAAAGTGAGTCAGCTGTTAGCCTAGATTATcataaagctgttagtttggtGTTGCATAATGACTGGAAGCAGAGGTGTTAGTGTGTTGTTGTGTAGTTGCCATTCGAGCTAACATCATTTATTGCTGTTTTCAGCACGCTGGTCAATGCCATCCAGACAGCAGGTATGACTGAGCTTCTGAACCAGCAGAAGGTGTTCACCTTCTTCGCTCCCACCAACGATGCCTTCAATGAATTGCCGCAGGATGAACGCAACAGGCTGATGCGTGAGTTTTGTTCAACCACACAGCTTCTCTTTATTCACATTCTTAATTAATCCACATGGACAGTTTCCACACACGTGTGGAAAGCGTCTATTTTCTTTACAGCAGTTTATACTGAGAGGTGGTTTGTAGAGATTTCTCAGGGGGGCTAattttctgctctttgtttGGACTGAACACGCTGAATGttcacaaactgtttgtttaatctgctgcacaaacagcagcagcttccaCCCTAATAAAGACATACAGAGACTCTGCTCTGATTCCAGTCATCTACTGACACGGGGCAAAGCAAGTCGTGGCTTATACCAGAGCTTAGCATGAAGAAGGAAATGAGATCAGACGCACAGTAAGAAccgtttgtgtttctgtgtccagGTGACCCTCAGCACCTGTCAGGTGTGCTCAAGTATCACCTGGGGGAGAGTATGCTGGTGAGCGGTGGCGTCTCCTCTCACACCAGGTTCCAAACTCTGCAGGGGGAGAAGCTAGAGCTGGGCTTGGTTGGTTCAAAAACGTTATTTAAAAGATGTCGaaatcttttttgtttaaatacacagtttattattattgatattattattattattattattattattattattgttgttgttgttgttgttgttgttatattttgATTATTCATCTCTAATTTGtctattttatatttgttttca
It encodes:
- the tgfbi gene encoding transforming growth factor-beta-induced protein ig-h3 codes for the protein MNVCALALGLALVLTACVARSPFQAVLQHSRIRGRTHGPNVCAMQQIKGTSKKYFTNCKQWYHRKICGKPTVITYECCPGYEKIPGEKGCPAALPLVNIYSTLGMVGASTTQMYSDRAQLREEIEGPGSFTFFAPSNKAWESLPTEILDALVSNVNIELLNALHYHMVSRRLTSEELKHGSTFSSMYQDAPVHIHHYSNGIVTVNCARLVKPDQHATNGIVHVVDRVITAISNNMQSIIDIDDDLETLRTAFAAAGLTTMLENEGHYTVFAPTNDAFEKIPRETLNRILGDPIALKDLLNYHILKNMHCAESIVSGTPMETLQGTMLEVGCDGEHMTLNGKAIITKTDQLATNGVIHYIGELLIPDSAKTLLELAESSSVSTATRMFVEAGLTPHLTGSEALTMLAPLNDAFKGSMTMTPSMRKLMSNHVLKEQLSSKALYHGQELETLGGLKLRVFVYRKNLCIENACIAAHDKVGRYATMFTVDKVITPPMGNIMDVLKADDRFITLVNAIQTAGMTELLNQQKVFTFFAPTNDAFNELPQDERNRLMRDPQHLSGVLKYHLGESMLVSGGVSSHTRFQTLQGEKLELGLRNYTVYVNKIPVADADLMATNGIIHAVNSIIRPLPPKVDREQSDGPAAPLRAIPASRADSRGFRNDDLFNKVLNSHSSKMISRRQ